The following are from one region of the Corylus avellana chromosome ca1, CavTom2PMs-1.0 genome:
- the LOC132167541 gene encoding uncharacterized protein LOC132167541: MATLQKFKLLATQCGVAPSPTRSPRTSPVVQFRRRKTTLRMLLGRRSPRMAHPLIPPICSPQKKEDKDLVAAQGHKTLKDLFGSSPPFGDTKETSVGSIVSGGLNVWKAGTASPRPAWTGFRHRALLRKAWRPVLVTIPE, from the coding sequence ATGGCAACGCTTCAGAAGTTCAAGCTGCTGGCGACCCAGTGCGGCGTGGCGCCGAGCCCCACGCGAAGCCCGAGGACGAGCCCTGTTGTCCAATTCCGTCGCCGCAAGACCACTCTCCGAATGCTGCTAGGCCGCCGATCACCTCGCATGGCTCACCCACTAATCCCTCCTATTTGTTCTCCGCAAAAGAAGGAGGACAAGGATTTGGTGGCGGCGCAGGGACACAAAACTCTCAAGGACCTCTTCGGGTCTTCGCCGCCGTTCGGAGACACGAAAGAGACGAGTGTCGGTTCGATTGTGAGCGGCGGTTTGAACGTTTGGAAAGCCGGAACGGCGTCTCCGAGGCCGGCCTGGACGGGTTTCCGGCACAGGGCGCTGTTGAGAAAGGCTTGGCGCCCCGTGCTGGTTACTATTCCGGAGTAA
- the LOC132163968 gene encoding nicotinamide adenine dinucleotide transporter 2, mitochondrial-like: protein MTSASKPSNGGGPGGPTTRDVICTGGAGAAAGAIAATFLCPLDVIKTRLQVHGHPPAHRGSVIITSLKDILRTEGFKGMYRGLSPTLVALLPNWAVYFTVYEHQKKRLHHSHGNSGNELTIGAHMIAAASAGAATALLTNPLWVVKTRLQTQGMRQDVVPYKSMLSALTRIAHEEGIRGLYSGILPSLAGISHVAIQFPAYETIKSYMAKRGNTTVDKLSPGSVAIASSVAKVFASVMTYPHEVVRSRLQEQGQARNTEVRYTGVIDCVKKVFQKEGLPGFYRGCATNLLRTTPSAVITFTSYEMIHRFLEQVIPPDKKHS, encoded by the exons ATGACTAGCGCTAGCAAGCCTTCTAATGGTGGTGGTCCTGGCGGTCCGACCACCAGAGATGTCATCTGCACCGGCGGTGCCGGTGCCGCCGCTG GCGCGATAGCGGCGACATTTTTGTGCCCATTGGATGTGATCAAGACGAGGTTACAGGTCCATGGCCATCCTCCTGCTCACAGAG GTAGTGTCATTATCACAAGCCTAAAGGACATATTAAGGACTGAAGGCTTCAAGGGAATGTATCGTGGCCTTTCACCGACTTTAGTAGCACTACTTCCGAACTGGGCA GTCTACTTCACAGTTTATGAGCATCAAAAAAAACGCCTACACCATTCACATG GGAATAGCGGGAATGAACTCACGATTGGTGCACATATGATAGCTGCTGCGAGTGCTGGAGCTGCCACTGCCCTTTTAACAAATCCACTGTGGGTTGTTAAGACCAGACTACAA ACACAGGGAATGAGGCAGGACGTGGTTCCTTACAAAAGCATGCTTTCTGCTTTGACAAGAATTGCACACGAGGAAGGCATTCGGGGATTGTATAG TGGCATTCTTCCTTCATTGGCTGGGATAAGTCATGTTGCAATTCAATTTCCTGCATATGAAACGATCAAGAGTTATATGGCAAAAAGGG GTAACACAACAGTTGATAAGTTGAGTCCTGGGAGCGTTGCTATTGCCTCTTCAGTGGCAAAAGTGTTTGCCTCCGTGATGACTTACCCACACGAG GTAGTGCGTTCCCGGTTGCAAGAGCAAGGGCAGGCCAGAAATACTGAAGTCCGATACACTGGGGTTATCGATTGCGTTAAGAAGGTGTTCCAAAAGGAAGGCCTTCCTGGTTTTTACCGTGGTTGTGCAACTAATCTGTTGAGAACCACTCCGTCTGCTGTTATTACGTTTACCAGTTATGAAATGATTCATAGGTTCTTGGAGCAGGTTATACCTCCCGACAAGAAGCATTCATAG
- the LOC132164035 gene encoding LEAF RUST 10 DISEASE-RESISTANCE LOCUS RECEPTOR-LIKE PROTEIN KINASE-like 1.1 yields the protein MASVFLFVFFVLSHFVLLLSAQEEEEGGFAQRCPEFHCRYPNVTGFPFTNMSNPECGVNIVDCQVPNPMIKLNGGRPYEFLGFFLNNSTIRMFDNELWDHMVFRRCESLTNLSFPNSSFISFEIITPNQTFFKCKSDPYIPPPPKFKNTSCRGEYNIYYSDSSVGVPSSLSRCSIIQLPKNPSPVDDTLVGLITAKFDLQVNVSEECKPNDEGKLYCGVAKKESRTKQLAIGLGVGCSAIFIIICSFFIMRHHYKKKYASSNMLAKNANSDPSSRSDLEGGSIYYGVPVYSYCDLEKATNNFDTEKELGDGGFGIVYYGKLRDGREVAVKRLYEHNYRQVTQFMNEVEILTRLRHKNLVSLYGCTSHRSRQLLLVYEYIPNGTVADHIHGERATPGSLTWPTRMSIAIETATALAYLHASEIIHRDVKTNNILLDNNFCVKVADFGLSRLFPNDISHVSTAPQGTPGYLDPEYHQCYQVTTKSDVYSFGVVLIELISSLPAVDLARHRHEINLANLAINKIEKSAFHELIDPHLGFESDKEVERMTILVAQLAFHCIQLDKETRPSMDEVLEALKQIQSGNDAPEDQEKGFDDDVIVNVKPSISP from the exons ATGGCTTCTGTCTTTCTGTTCGTTTTCTTTGTTCTCTCACACTTCGTGCTGCTTCTTTCGgctcaagaagaagaagaagggggaTTCGCCCAAAGATGTCCAGAGTTTCACTGTCGATATCCGAACGTGACTGGCTTTCCATTCACCAATATGTCAAACCCAGAATGCGGTGTTAACATAGTAGATTGTCAGGTTCCGAATCCAATGATCAAACTGAACGGTGGAAGACCATATGAATTTCTAGGCTTCTTTCTGAATAACTCCACCATACGTATGTTTGACAACGAGCTTTGGGATCACATGGTCTTCCGTAGATGCGAATCCTTAACCAATTTGAGTTTTCCCAATTCTTCGTTCATCTCTTTTGAAATCATCACACCCAATCAGACCTTTTTTAAATGCAAAAGCGATCCCTATATTCCTCcccctccaaagtttaaaaatacgAGCTGCAGGGGTGAGTATAATATCTACTATAGTGATTCAAGCGTTGGTGTTCCCAGTTCTCTTTCTAGATGTTCAATTATTCAGCTCCCAAAGAATCCGAGTCCAGTTGATGATACCCTGGTTGGACTTATAACAGCTAAGTTCGACCTCCAAGTGAATGTCTCTGAAGAATGTAAGCCCAACGACGAGGGGAAACTTTATTGTGGCGTTGCAAAGAAAG AGAGTCGCACAAAGCAACTGGCGATAGGATTAG GTGTCGGATGTTCAGCCATCTTCATAATAATTTGCTCTTTCTTTATTATGCGGCAtcattataagaaaaaatatgctTCTTCAAACATGCTGGCAAAGAATGCTAATTCTGATCCATCCTCAAGATCAGACCTGGAAGGGGGGAGTATCTACTATGGAGTCCCTGTTTACTCCTACTGCGATCTTGAAAAAGCGACCAATAATTTTGATACTGAAAAAGAACTTGGAGATGGAGGATTTGGAATTGTCTACTATG GCAAACTTCGTGATGGGCGGGAAGTTGCAGTCAAGCGCCTATACGAGCACAACTACAGACAAGTAACACAGTTCATGAATGAAGTTGAAATCCTCACCCGCTTGCGCCATAAAAATCTAGTCTCCCTTTATGGTTGCACCTCACACCGCAGCCGTCAACTTCTTCTTGTATATGAATATATTCCCAATGGCACTGTTGCCGACCATATTCATGGAGAACGAGCGACGCCAGGTTCACTCACATGGCCTACTCGTATGAGCATTGCCATAGAAACTGCTACTGCATTGGCTTACCTCCATGCTTCTGAAATCATACATCGCGATGTGAAGACTAACAACATTCTCCTCGACAACAATTTTTGCGTCAAAGTTGCAGATTTTGGGCTTTCTCGGCTGTTCCCCAATGATATCAGCCATGTCTCAACAGCTCCTCAAGGAACTCCAGGCTATCTTGACCCAGAATATCATCAATGTTATCAGGTTACTACTAAAAGTGACGTTTACAGCTTTGGGGTTGTTCTAATCGAGCTTATATCATCTCTGCCAGCTGTTGATCTAGCTAGGCATAGGCATGAAATTAACTTGGCTAACTTGGCCATAAACAAGATTGAAAAATCCGCATTCCATGAGTTGATCGACCCACATCTTGGATTTGAGTCGGATAAAGAAGTTGAAAGGATGACCATTTTGGTGGCACAGTTGGCTTTTCATTGCATACAACTAGACAAGGAAACGAGACCTAGCATGGATGAGGTCTTGGAGGCTTTGAAGCAGATTCAAAGTGGTAATGATGCGCCGGAGGATCAAGAGAAGGGATTTGATGATGATGTGATCGTGAATGTAAAGCCATCAATTTCGCCTTAA
- the LOC132167539 gene encoding LEAF RUST 10 DISEASE-RESISTANCE LOCUS RECEPTOR-LIKE PROTEIN KINASE-like 1.1, which translates to MASVFLFVFFLLSHLLLLYSAEAEVRYTKKCPLFPCGNLGALGFPFANRTNPECGVFTIECRDNAPPMIQLEDRGRQYEVLSISPDNTTIRIKYEWPGEQLQHPAAPAPDECEFLHNLTFHSSSFVSFEFSPNQTFFNCNRTLNISHPTNFKKISCNDHDIYYNGLSDSFPTSLSGCSIIQLPKIPNLNPLADYDNPFELLAVEFDLKPNVSDACYRCYRRGGRCRPDDKGELDCLVPEKENHTKPIAIGLGVGCPGIIIICAFFIMRHYYKTKYASSNMLAKNANSDPSSRPDLEGGSLYFGVPVYSYNDLEEATNNFDTEKELGDGGFGIVYYGKLRDGREVAVKRLYEHNYRQVAQFMNEVEILTRLRHKNLVSLYGCTSHRCRQLLLVYEYIPNGTVADHIHGERATSGSLTWPTRMSIAIETASALAYLHASEIIHRDVKTNNILLDNNFCVKVADFGLSRLFSNDISHVSTAPQGTPGYLDPEYRQCYQLTTKSDVYSFGVVLIELISSLPAVDIARHRHEINLANLAINKIEKSSFHELIDPHLGFESDKEVERMTILVAQLAFHCIQQDKETRPSMDEVLEVLKQIQSGNDAPEDQKKGFDDDVIVNVKPPISPESDEVGLLKTKQLPPSPISVNTNWPRRATTPNISS; encoded by the exons ATGGCTTCTGTCTTTCTGttcgttttctttcttctctcacATCTCCTGCTGCTTTACTCCGCTGAAGCAGAAGTGAGATACACCAAAAAATGTCCACTCTTTCCCTGTGGAAATCTGGGCGCCCTTGGCTTTCCATTCGCCAATAGAACAAACCCAGAATGCGGTGTTTTCACAATAGAGTGCCGGGATAATGCGCCTCCAATGATCCAACTGGAGGACCGTGGAAGACAATATGAAGTTCTAAGTATCTCTCCGGATAACACCACCATACGTATCAAATACGAATGGCCTGGGGAGCAGCTGCAGCACCCTGCAGCCCCTGCTCCCGATGAATGTGAATTCTTACATAATCTGACTTTTCACAGCTCTTCGTTCGTCTCTTTTGAATTTTCCCCCAACCAGACCTTTTTTAATTGCAATCGCACTCTCAATATTTCTCacccaacaaattttaaaaagattagTTGCAATGACCATGATATCTACTATAATGGTTTAAGCGATAGTTTTCCCACTTCTCTCTCTGGATGTTCAATTATTCAGCTCCCAAAGATTCCGAACCTAAATCCTCTGGCAGATTATGATAACCCGTTTGAACTTTTAGCCGTTGAGTTCGACCTTAAACCAAATGTCTCTGATGCATGTTACCGATGTTACCGAAGAGGAGGTCGATGTAGGCCCGACGACAAGGGGGAACTTGATTGTCTGGTTCCGGAGAAAG AGAATCACACAAAGCCAATAGCCATAGGATTAG GTGTCGGATGTCCAGGCATCATAATAATTTGCGCTTTCTTTATTATGCGGCATTATTATAAGACAAAATATGCTTCTTCAAACATGCTGGCAAAGAATGCTAATTCTGATCCATCCTCAAGACCAGACCTGGAAGGGGGGAGTCTCTACTTTGGAGTCCCTGTTTACTCCTACAACGACCTTGAAGAAGCGACCAATAATTTTGATACTGAAAAAGAACTTGGAGATGGAGGCTTTGGAATTGTCTACTATG GCAAACTCCGTGATGGGCGGGAAGTTGCAGTCAAGCGCCTATACGAGCACAACTACAGACAAGTAGCACAGTTCATGAATGAAGTTGAAATCCTCACCCGCTTGCGCCACAAAAATCTAGTCTCCCTTTATGGCTGCACCTCACACCGCTGCCGTCAACTTCTTCTTGTATATGAATATATTCCCAATGGCACTGTTGCCGACCATATTCATGGAGAACGAGCGACGTCGGGTTCACTCACATGGCCGACTCGTATGAGCATTGCCATAGAAACTGCTTCTGCATTGGCTTACCTCCATGCTTCTGAAATCATACATCGCGATGTGAAGACTAACAACATTCTCCTTGACAACAATTTTTGCGTCAAAGTTGCAGATTTCGGGCTTTCTCGGCTGTTCTCCAATGATATCAGCCATGTCTCAACAGCTCCTCAGGGAACTCCAGGCTATCTTGACCCAGAATATCGTCAATGTTATCAGCTTACTACTAAAAGTGATGTTTACAGCTTTGGGGTTGTTCTAATCGAGCTCATATCATCTCTGCCAGCTGTTGATATAGCTAGGCATAGGCATGAAATTAACTTGGCTAACTTGGCCATAAACAAGATTGAAAAATCCTCATTCCATGAGTTGATTGACCCACATCTTGGGTTTGAGTCGGATAAAGAAGTTGAAAGGATGACCATTTTGGTGGCACAGTTGGCTTTTCATTGCATACAACAGGACAAGGAAACGAGACCTAGCATGGATGAGGTCTTGGAGGTTTTGAAGCAGATTCAAAGTGGTAATGATGCGCCGGAGGATCAAAAGAAGGGATTTgatgatgatgtgattgtgaaTGTAAAGCCACCAATTTCGCCGGAATCTGATGAGGTTGGGTTGTTGAAGACTAAACAGCTGCCACCTTCACCAATTTCTGTGAACACTAATTGGCCTAGGAGGGCTACTACACCTAATATCAGTAGCTAA